Proteins encoded together in one Acidimicrobiales bacterium window:
- a CDS encoding FliH/SctL family protein, with translation MRSSSKTSRAKVLKGVDVEPYTLAVAPEEQTPAPPPIPASWDGRDRRRQSVAEPWDGRERRSGREVEVAREESFRDGYEAGRHDTERSLGAVREQLEAALAALRQAAVLLDAQRAESMTVAEDEVAALAFSVAEAVLQRELQLAAAPGQEAVARALALLPGEVDVVVRMHPDDAACLDDPSDDSRRVVIVPDPDIERGGCVADAGACRIDTQVSTALERVRRVLCDGQVGA, from the coding sequence ATGAGGTCGTCCTCTAAGACCTCGCGGGCCAAGGTGCTGAAGGGCGTCGACGTCGAGCCCTACACCCTGGCCGTCGCGCCCGAGGAGCAGACGCCGGCCCCGCCCCCCATCCCGGCGTCGTGGGACGGCCGTGATCGACGGCGCCAGTCCGTGGCGGAGCCCTGGGACGGCCGCGAGCGGCGCTCCGGGCGCGAGGTCGAGGTGGCCCGGGAGGAGTCCTTCCGGGACGGCTACGAGGCCGGCAGGCACGACACCGAGCGGTCGCTCGGCGCGGTCCGCGAGCAGCTCGAGGCCGCGCTGGCGGCCCTGCGCCAAGCCGCGGTCCTGCTCGATGCCCAGCGCGCCGAGTCGATGACGGTGGCCGAGGACGAGGTGGCGGCGTTGGCGTTCAGCGTGGCGGAGGCGGTTCTGCAGCGGGAGCTGCAGCTGGCCGCGGCCCCGGGGCAGGAGGCGGTGGCCCGGGCCCTGGCCCTGCTGCCGGGCGAGGTCGACGTGGTCGTGCGGATGCACCCCGACGACGCCGCGTGCCTCGACGATCCGTCGGACGACAGCCGGCGGGTGGTGATCGTCCCCGATCCCGACATCGAGCGGGGAGGCTGCGTCGCCGACGCCGGGGCCTGCCGCATCGACACCCAGGTCAGCACGGCCCTGGAGCGGGTCCGCCGGGTCCTCTGTGACGGGCAGGTGGGAGCGTGA